Part of the Sulfitobacter donghicola DSW-25 = KCTC 12864 = JCM 14565 genome, GTCAGGGCATTCTGTGTCTTGTGGCCCTCGCATTGGAAAGCGGGGCAAGGTGCGCATCCATAGCGGCCATACCCCTTTCCACGAAGGGGGTGTCAGTTTCTTTGCATCCATCATCACAAAGTCCCCCAAGCTAGGGAGAGCGTACAGCGCATGTGGCGAGACACAGAAATTGCAAAACCGCTGCCATTCGATGTTATGAGACTGTCAGCTGTCCTGCTGATGTGCTGTGCTGGTCTGCGTTGCGCGGTATAGTTTGGATGTAAGCCGCTACCGCGTGGCTCTCTACCCGGCCCGGTCCCTGCTTTAACAGGTTTCGGGCCACTTTGTTTTGCGGCTCATGGCTGAACTTCGCCCTCTGTGAAGCTGTCGAGCCATTGGATAATATCCGATTAGCGCCAACCAACCGCACGTTTTCCAAGCTTTAATGGCTTTGGAAAAACCTCGCCCGATATCTGTCGATAGATCGTGCTGCGGGAAAGTCCGGTCATGAGTTCGACAGCCGGACGGCGTAGTATTGTCGTGTTTGATCAATTTGGCATGCTATGTCCTCTCACCAATCCCGATAAGGAGGTGAGTAGGAAAAGGCGCAATCCGTCCGGCTACATCAGCCCCGAAGGTGAACCGCTCAAGCAGTTCCGGCGCAATTATTCGGATCCAAGTCGTAAACCCATGCGGCGCAAATGACGAATTCTTGCTCGCTGCTACCGCCCAAATCTGCCCTTCACGCTGGCTGTGCAGGTTGCGGCGAGGCATCCTGAGGCAGCGTTCGCCTTTTGTGCAAAAATCTGATGGTCCAGAGGTTTGCCCTACAGACAAAATGGACATCCGGCCGGCATGGCCAACTGTTCGTATCTTCAACCAACCACACCAAACCCGCCATCCAGAGCGTTTCAGTCCTCAATGCAATCGGACGGTGGCGGCGGGAATAAAGGAATATCGCTGAATGCTTCCCAGAATGCCTCACTGTGCGATATTCATTTGAACGTTACATGTTGTTCATATGAACGTTACGTACCTCCTGTCCAATCTGGGTAAACGAAGCCTCTCTGGACAGATCCCATTTTATACTCTGAGCGCCAAAACCACATTATGCGACATGTTCACAGCTCTGGCTTTGTGAGCATCGACCATTTGGCTGAGCAGCATAATGTCTCCCCACAGACCATCCGCAGGGACGTCAATTTCTTGACCGAAGCCGGCGAGATACGGCGTGTGCGTGGCGGCGTGGACATTCCGGTGCAAAGCAAAAATCTGCTCTATGCGCACCGAAGCGCGCTCAATCTGGGTGCCAAGCAACGTATTGCCCAATTGGTCGCTGAGCATATCGAAGACGGCGTCTCTTTGGCGGTCTCGATCGGAACGACACCTGAGCTGGTGGTCGCGGCTTTAAAAGACAAATCAGAACTCAGTATCTTCACCAACAATCTCAATGTGGCAATGCTGGCCTGTCAGCACCCGGATTGGTCCGTCACTCTGCCTGGCGGTGCTGTGCGCCTAAGCGACTGCGACATCTTAGGGCCGCAGGTCGAGGATTTCTTCGCGCGCTACTGCGTCGATTACGGGATCTTTGGGGTCGGCGGTGTCGCGCCCGATGGCAGCTTGCTCGACTTCACAGAAGAAGAAGTGCAATGCCGCGCTGCCATTCAGGCCAATTGCAACGCCGCTTACCTCGCCTTGGATCACTCAAAGTTTGGCAGACGCGCCCATGTGCGCGGCGGCGACATTGCGGCGTTAGACAAGGTGTTTTGCGACGCACTGCCTCCAGCTGCAATCTCGGACGTTTTGGCCAAATCGAACACGCCGATCTTTACCCCTCAAGAAAGTTTGAGCCATGTCTGACCTCACTCTGAAGGGCCGCTCAATCCGTTTGCACGCCTTGACCAAAAACTGGGGAGACGCCACAGCTTTGAGCGACATCAACTTGTCGATCCCCGCCGGCTCCTTCACAGCTTTGCTTGGACCATCAGGCTGCGGAAAATCGACACTGCTGCGTATGATTTCCGGTTTGGACACCCCGACCAGCGGCGAGGTCTATGTGGATGAAGAGGCAGTGACTTCGCAGCCTCCGAGCGCGCGCGATTTGGCGATGGTGTTTCAGTCCTATGCCTTGTTTCCGCATCTTTCGGTGGCGGAAAACATCATCTTTGGCCTGCGCACCCGCCGTACCCCAAAGGCCGAACGCAGCCGTAAATTGGAGCAGGTCGCCGAGCTTTTGGAGCTGTCCCATCTGTTGAAGCGCAAGCCAAGCGAATTGTCTGGCGGGCAACAACAGCGCGCCGCCTTGGGCCGTGCGATCATTGCAGAGCGCAGCATTTGCCTGATGGATGAGCCACTTTCGAACCTTGATGCGAAACTGCGTCAAGACATGCGCGCCGAGCTTCGCGAACTGCAACGCAGCCTAGGTTTCACGATGGTTTATGTGACCCACGATCAAGCCGAAGCGATGACCATGGCCGACCAAGTCGTCCTCATGAACAAAGGGCGCATCGAACAGGTCGACGCCCCGCGTGCGTTATACGCCCGCCCACAAACCCCCTTTGCAGGCCAATTCATAGGCACGCCGCCGATGAATATCTTGCGCGCCGCCGATATTCCCGATGCGGATGTATTCGCCCCACATCGCGCGCAAGGATGTCTGCTTGGATTACGCCCAGAAGACCTGCGGGTCATCCGAGGTGGCCCCTTGAACGGGCATGTCGAAGCGATTGAATATTTTGGCGCCGATGCCTTGGTCACCTGCCGCATTGGCGCCGCTGCACTGCGTGTGCGCTGTGCGGGCCGAACCGAATTTCCGCTGAATTCACCCATCTCTTTGGGTTTCGATTTGTCGGATTTATCCGTTTTCGCCGCAGACAGCGGCGAGCGGGTTCCCCAAGACCTCATCTCCGAGGTCAGCTTCACTTGATGACACCCAAACGCAAATTCCTGTGCAGGGCTGCGGCCTTGCCTCTTCAACTTAATAAGGATCTGAAATCCATGCTTGTGAATTTCCTAAAGACATCAGTTGCCGGTGCCGCCTTGGCCTTTGCAACACCTGCATTCGCCGTAGATCTAGAGTTCTACTTCCCTGTTGCTGTGGGTGGCGCAGCTGCTGACACCATCGAAGCGCTGACAGCTGAATATGCCGCTGCCCACCCAGAGCTGAACATCGAAGCGATTTATGCGGGTTCATACACTGATGCCTCAACGAAAGCCGTGACGGCTGCCCGCGGCGGCAACGCGCCACAGCTGTCTGTTTTACTGTCCACCGAGATGTTCACCTTGATCGACGAAGACCTGATCGAGCCGTTCGATTTGCACCTCACTGAGGCCGAAAAATCCGAGTGGATCGATGGGTTCTTCCCAGCGTTCATGCAGAACTCCCAAACTGGCGGTCACACTTGGGGCATCCCATTCCAGCGCTCAACACCGATCATGTATTGGAACAAAGAAGCCTTTGCTGAGGCCGGTCTTGAGCCTGATGTGGCCCCTGCAAACTGGGATGAGCTGCTCACGGCCGCGACTGCATTGACCCAAAAAGACGACGCGGGCAACGTCACACAGTGGGGTCTGCGCATCCCATCTGCGGGCTTCCCATACTGGTTGTTCCAAGGCCTCTCCACGCCGGCTGGCGCGATTCTGGCGAATGCGGACGGCAACGAAACCAACTTTGATGACCCAAAGGTTGTGCGTGCGCTTGAGTTCCTCGTGGACCTCTCCAAAGAGCACGGCGTTATGGCAGAAGGATCCATCGATTGGGGCGCAACACCCAAGGCGTTCTTTGAAGGCGAATCCGCGATCATTTGGACGTCCACGGGCAACCTGACAAACATCCGCACCAATGCGCCGTTTGAATTTGGTGTCGGCTTCTTGCCTGCGGATGAGCGCTTTGGTGCCCCGACAGGTGGCGGCAACTTCTACTTGTTCAAGGACTCAACCGAAGAGCAAAAAGAAGCGGCTGTTGATTTCGTTCAGTGGATTTCAGCCCCTGAGCAAGCGGCCAAATGGTCCATCGCAACGGGCTACGTTGCGCCGCGTGCAGATGCTTGGGAAACCGAAGCCATGACGGCTTACGCTGAAGAAGTGCCCGCAGCCTTGATCACACGCGATCACCTTGAGCACGCGGTTGCCGAGCTTTCGACCTATGAAAATGCTCGCGTCACCAGCTTCCTAAATGATGCCTTGTCTGCCGCGATTGCGGGCGAGAAGTCAGCAGAAGAAGCGCTCAAAGAAGCTCAGGCCCAAGCCGAGGCCGTCCTCTCTGCTTACCGCTAAATCTTCAACCCAAAGAGGGGGCGAGCCATTGCCCCCTCACTCAATTCAATTCGGAAACACATATGCGCCGCGACTGGATATATGCTTGGCTTCTTTTGCTGCCTGCGATGATCATTTTGATCGGGTTCACGCATCTGCCGGCGCTTGAAACCATCATCAACAGCTTCTTCTCAACCGCACGGGGACGTCGCCCTTCGGTGTTTGTTGGCGGCGATAATTATGTGACCTTGCTGGCCGATCCGGTGTTCATAAAGGCACTTCTCAACAATCTGATCTATGCAGCGGTGACCATCCCAGCCTCGATCATTTTGGCTTTGCTTATGGCGGTCTTCGTCAACGAAAAGCTGCGCGGGCGCGCGTTTTTACGCATGGCATTTTTCACGCCAACGGTTTTGCCGCTCATCGCTGTCGCCAATATTTGGATGTTCTTTTACACGCCGGGTTTCGGCTTGATTGACCAGATCCGCGGCCTATTCGATTTGCCTGCGCAAAATTGGGTCGGGCAAACCGATACTGTTCTCTACACCATGATCGCCGTTGCGGTCTGGAAAGAGGCGGGATTCTTTATGATCTTCTATCTCGCAGCGCTTCAGACCATTCCGCCATCGCTGCGCGAAGCGGCCGCTTTGGAAGGGTCGGGCGGCTGGAATTTCTTTCGCCGCGTGACCCTGCCGCTGATTATGCCCACGACATTGTTTGTGTCGATCAATGCGGTGATCAACTCTGTGCGTCTCATCGACCATATCTTTGTGATGACCCAAGGCGGGCCGAACAACGCCTCCAAGCTGTTGCTCTTTTATGTCTACGAAGTTGCGTTTCAGTTTTGGGATACGGCCTATGCGGCGACATTGACCGTTGTGATCTTGGGGATCCTATGCGCCCTCGCCATCGGACAGTTCTTCTTTCTGGATCGCAAGGTGCATTACAAATGAGTCCTTTCAGCTTTTCATGGGATCGCACCCTGACGACGCTTGCGGCTTGGGCCTTGGCTTTGCTCTGGATACTGCCGTTGCTCTATGCGGCATGGACCGCGTTTCACCCCGCAGAATATGAAACCCACTTCGACCTAACAGCACCGCTCACCCTGACCAATTTTGCAGACGCATGGGTTCAGGCGCCGTTCGCGCGCTATTTCCTCAACACCACACTCCTCGTGACCATGATCCTCTTTGGTCAAATCCTGCTGGGTACGCTCGCGGCCTATGCTTTTGCCCGCCTTGAATTTCGCGGGCGGGGCATTCTGTTCTCGCTCGTTTTGATGCAGCTGATGATCATGCCCGATATCTTGTTGGTGGAAAATTACAAAACCATGCGCGACCTTGGGCTTGTCGATACAATCTTGGCCATTGGCCTGCCGTATATGGCCTCTGGGTTTGGGATATTTTTGCTGCGGCAGAGCTTTATGACCATCCCGCAAGAGCTTGACGATGCTGCTCGTATCGAGGGCACCTCCATCATGGGGCGGATTTGGCGGCTCTATGTGCCGCTTGCGAAACCGACCTATTTGGCTTTCGGCTTGGTGTCGGTCTCGGCCCATTGGAACAATTTTCTTTGGCCGCTCATCATCACCAATTCCGTTGAAACACGTCCCCTAACTGTCGGTCTTTCCATCTTTGCTTCGACAGATTCTGGCATCCAATGGTCCAGCATCAACGCTGCTACGCTGCTCACTTCGGCGCCTTTGTTGCTGGCATTTCTACTCTTTCAACGCCAATTCGTGCAGAGCTTCATGCGCGCTGGCATCAAATAGGATTTTCCCATGTCTACCCTTCCACGCCTTGGTGCAGCACTCAAACTTGATGCGTTTAAACAGTTGGAACATTGGATGCGTGATCATAATCGCGCGCTCGAAATCCAAGATTTTGTCACCTACACATCTCTGCATTCTGATCGTGACGGTTTGCTCTCTGCCTATGCGCCGCTGCTGGACGGCTACCAAGGGGACATCGGTATCCATGGTCCATTTCTAGGCCTGGATATGTCCAACCCCGATCCCGAAATTCGCACGCTGATCACCAAGCGTTTGATCCAAGGGCTTGAGGTCGCCGAAGCGCTTGGCGGCACCCATATGGTTGTGCATAGCCCGTTTACGTTCTGGCACAAATTAAACGAACAGAACTATGAGTGGCTGCGCCGTGACCTCTTTAGCGCCAGCATCGAATGTCTTGAGCCGGTCTTGATCCGCGCACGCGAGATTGGCTGTGTTCTGATGCTTGAAAATATCGACGATGCCGATCCCTTTGTGCGTGTCGATCTGGTGCGTGACATTGGGTCAGATTTCTTAAAAACCTCCATCGATACAGGGCACGCCCAGCTTGCCAATGGCCAATACAAAGCGCCGCCTGTACCAGATTTCATCGCTGCGGCAGGGGACACCTTGGGCCATGTTCATCTGCAAGACGCCGACGGCTATGCGGATCGTCATTGGCACCCTGGCGAAGGGACTTTGCCTTGGCCGGCTATTTTCAACGCGATCCACAAAATCAGTGCTACCCCGCGACTTTTGATCGAGCCACGTGATCGCGAACATCAATTGCCCCAAACCGTTGAGGCACTGGAAGCGCGTGGGCTCGCGTGTTGAGGTGCAAAAGCCCTATGACGCCGGTGTCACGTCTTGGCCATGTTCCTCTGTCGATGATAGCGGTACACGAGGGCAGTTCAACCATCATTGTAGCCTCAAACTCGGGAAGTTTTTAGAGGCTGGCTTAAGAGGTTTGACTGGAGGCTTTCTTATAAGATTATGCGTTATTGTGCACCCTCAGCGAAACTCCGCTTTCTGCCCTCCGCGCCAAGTTGCTGATCAATGACCTGTCGCCTGCGGCGTCCTACCTTGCGGCCGAACGCGTCATTTCCAGCTTCGTGAAAAGCGCGGCAAAGCTCAGGTATTGGCGCAGTGTCTTCTCCTCAATGCCTTCAGTGCGCTTGATGGTGTTCATACGCTCAACGATGGCCCGCAGGGTGGAAGGGGGCAGGGAAGGGGTGCTACTGGGCTTTGCCTTGGCCGTCAGGACCTCTGTTGGGGCCTCTCCGGCCCACGCTTTTGCTTTTCCGGACACAAACAGGTCCATAACCTGCATGTATTCCAGCGCTGACAGTTGATCCTGCCCTGTTTGTTCTTGGTAAACCCTCTTGAGGGCCTGCTTGCGAGCATGGCTGCTCAGGTCGCTGCGGATCAAATCGATATTATCGCGCACCAGATCGGACGCTTCCTCCGAAACGTTGTGATTAATGCCATGCGACGAGATACGTTGCCATGCCTCGGCCATAGCGGCATCGTGGCGGGCGTCGTCATCTGGATCAAGGCTGTCCACGCGACTGAACATGCCCAGCTGGGCAATCTTTGCCCGTTCTTTACGGATCACCTCAGACAGAAACGCACGACCATGTTCTGGCGTGATCCGACTTCCAACGATTTGTTCCATGATCATATCACTCTCAGCACTGACCTTCCGTGCCAAGATAAGAGCGTGCTGACGATCTGTCGTCCCTAAGGACAGCTTGATATCGATGTTTCCTGTGGAAAAACGTCTGGTTTTGCACCGCCATTGATAAACATCGCCGGGTTTCGACAGGTGGGGCTGTGTGTTCATCATCGTTCCGTTCTTTGAAAACGGATGGAACGCAAATGGCTGAAATGGTGCTACACTGCGGTGCCGCAGTTAAAGACCATTCCCCTCATAAGGGCTTATATAACAAGTGCTTATGTTGCAAATGGCTCCGACGGTAGGGATCGAAGCCATGTCACGGGTTCTCATGAGCCCTTGCATTACAAGGCTTATCAAAGCGTCCATCCGGCGGCGGTGCCGCAGTCTGGTGGGACACTTTTAGGAAAAAACGGCGCTGATGACAAGATGATCTGGGGGCAGGGCAGGGTAAACCAACGCTTCCTCACCCAAGTGATGGCCCGTCTTCTTTTAGCTCATCGCTGGCGGACTTCAGGCGACCAAGAATGGCACGGAGTGATCGACCGACACCAAGGCGGTCAGCTACATCGTTGATGAGCTTGCCGATTTCATCCGTAATTCGATCCAAGATGCCTTCACGGCGAACTACTTCTTTCTCGCGTGCCGACAACTCCGTGTCGCGATGATCAATCATGATTTCGCGCTCATCCATCTGTTCTTCTGCCGTATCCAGAACGCGCTCTTTGATGTTCAGGGCTTCCTCCCGCTGGTCAGTGGCCTGAACCTTAGAGGTCAGCACTGCCTTCGCTTCGGTGTATTCTTCTAACCTTGCTGCAAGGCGATTGCGGTAAGTTGCCAACCGTTTGGCTTCCTTCGCGTTCAATTCCTCCTTCGCTTCCAGCTTTTCAACACGCGCGCGCATTTCGTCGACCCGATCACTGAATTGCTTCAGATCTTGGCGCTTGGCTTCCAGTTCGAGAGGCAGGTCTTGGTGCAGTTGCTGTACTGAACGGTTGTAGATTTGGCTTGGTTTGTCACCACGGGCGATGCGCACGGATTTACGAACCCCTCGCTCGATACCAGCGGCATGTCTTTGAATGACTTCGGCTGCGATATCTTGCAGCCTTGATCCCTTCATTACCTGCGACATTGGCACGCCTTCATGATTACGGCAGTCCCATACGACATGCGCATGATGAGCGGTTTCGTCTACATGAACGACCAGACCGCGAATGGTTGTGCCGTACTCGTCTGCGACGCACTGAGCGACCTCAAGATACGCGTCATCTTGCTGTGACGTTGTCAGAGCTTCGAAGATCGGTTGAGCGGCATGTCCAAAGGTGATGATGCCAATGGTGGCCACGGCTGCATCCGCTCGCATTGCACGGCTTGGGTTTGTCTTTTCACGCAGCTCTTTTGCCCGTGCTGTGATTGCGGCTGGCATTGGCAGGTCAACCAGAACACGGTTCAGCTCAGAGCGTTCAACCTGAACGTAACTCGGTGGAAGTCCGATGCGCAGATCATGGCGACGCTGGTTCTTGTACTTGGAGCGGTGCGTGTGTTTTACTCGGACGGAGATAGCATATGATGGTTCTTGATCGGACATAATCGGGTTCCTTGGGGTGGGTTACCCCATGATCCGCCAAGTCCGCGAAAGTACAAAATCAGTTTCTTTGATTTATAACCTACTAGCGCTAACCACCCCGATGGGGAGGTTAGCGCTTTCCGGCAAAGGGGCGCGCTGCCCCCTTTTGAAACCCCAAGCCAAGGGCGCTCCGCCCCTTTGGAAACCCAGATACAGCATTCCGCTGTTCTACTTCCGCTATGCTGTATCTGATTGGCTATATCGGCCCAAACCGGACATTGACCTAACCTCGCGTCGCCGCGTCGCAGCTTCCCCGAAGCGGACTTTGGAGCAGTTGCGCAGCATTTTGATCTGTTCGATGACAGCAATGCGGACGAAGCCGACCTCCACTTAAGAAGCCCGAATGTCGGTTTTCAGGAAACCGTTCAACAAACGGTCGTTTTTGGAAGATATCTTTACATTCCTCCAAGCGGCTCTTTCAGAGCTTTATAGCCTTCTTATTTTTGCTTCGTTACGTTACCTGTGACTAGCAATTGCGTGAGAAAAATTTTGGCCGCCAAATCAATCACATTAGGAGAAGAACTCTCCGAAAATTTTGCCGCAAAATCTGATCTCAATATCGGCGCGCAGTTTCGTAGGTACTTGATGATAATCATAAAATGCTTCGTGCTGGCTTGCATTTCCATGATGGTCATCTGGTGGTTCTTGGGGCAACCAGACGTGGACAAGATCCCGGCTTTGATATTTTTAACGGCACTGACCATCTTCTGGTTGTTTGTGAATCGCAAATTGTTTGTGAA contains:
- a CDS encoding sugar phosphate isomerase/epimerase family protein — its product is MSTLPRLGAALKLDAFKQLEHWMRDHNRALEIQDFVTYTSLHSDRDGLLSAYAPLLDGYQGDIGIHGPFLGLDMSNPDPEIRTLITKRLIQGLEVAEALGGTHMVVHSPFTFWHKLNEQNYEWLRRDLFSASIECLEPVLIRAREIGCVLMLENIDDADPFVRVDLVRDIGSDFLKTSIDTGHAQLANGQYKAPPVPDFIAAAGDTLGHVHLQDADGYADRHWHPGEGTLPWPAIFNAIHKISATPRLLIEPRDREHQLPQTVEALEARGLAC
- a CDS encoding ABC transporter substrate-binding protein, whose amino-acid sequence is MLVNFLKTSVAGAALAFATPAFAVDLEFYFPVAVGGAAADTIEALTAEYAAAHPELNIEAIYAGSYTDASTKAVTAARGGNAPQLSVLLSTEMFTLIDEDLIEPFDLHLTEAEKSEWIDGFFPAFMQNSQTGGHTWGIPFQRSTPIMYWNKEAFAEAGLEPDVAPANWDELLTAATALTQKDDAGNVTQWGLRIPSAGFPYWLFQGLSTPAGAILANADGNETNFDDPKVVRALEFLVDLSKEHGVMAEGSIDWGATPKAFFEGESAIIWTSTGNLTNIRTNAPFEFGVGFLPADERFGAPTGGGNFYLFKDSTEEQKEAAVDFVQWISAPEQAAKWSIATGYVAPRADAWETEAMTAYAEEVPAALITRDHLEHAVAELSTYENARVTSFLNDALSAAIAGEKSAEEALKEAQAQAEAVLSAYR
- a CDS encoding AlpA family phage regulatory protein encodes the protein MLRRPAVELMTGLSRSTIYRQISGEVFPKPLKLGKRAVGWR
- a CDS encoding plasmid recombination protein, producing the protein MSDQEPSYAISVRVKHTHRSKYKNQRRHDLRIGLPPSYVQVERSELNRVLVDLPMPAAITARAKELREKTNPSRAMRADAAVATIGIITFGHAAQPIFEALTTSQQDDAYLEVAQCVADEYGTTIRGLVVHVDETAHHAHVVWDCRNHEGVPMSQVMKGSRLQDIAAEVIQRHAAGIERGVRKSVRIARGDKPSQIYNRSVQQLHQDLPLELEAKRQDLKQFSDRVDEMRARVEKLEAKEELNAKEAKRLATYRNRLAARLEEYTEAKAVLTSKVQATDQREEALNIKERVLDTAEEQMDEREIMIDHRDTELSAREKEVVRREGILDRITDEIGKLINDVADRLGVGRSLRAILGRLKSASDELKEDGPSLG
- a CDS encoding DeoR/GlpR family DNA-binding transcription regulator is translated as MMRHVHSSGFVSIDHLAEQHNVSPQTIRRDVNFLTEAGEIRRVRGGVDIPVQSKNLLYAHRSALNLGAKQRIAQLVAEHIEDGVSLAVSIGTTPELVVAALKDKSELSIFTNNLNVAMLACQHPDWSVTLPGGAVRLSDCDILGPQVEDFFARYCVDYGIFGVGGVAPDGSLLDFTEEEVQCRAAIQANCNAAYLALDHSKFGRRAHVRGGDIAALDKVFCDALPPAAISDVLAKSNTPIFTPQESLSHV
- a CDS encoding carbohydrate ABC transporter permease translates to MRRDWIYAWLLLLPAMIILIGFTHLPALETIINSFFSTARGRRPSVFVGGDNYVTLLADPVFIKALLNNLIYAAVTIPASIILALLMAVFVNEKLRGRAFLRMAFFTPTVLPLIAVANIWMFFYTPGFGLIDQIRGLFDLPAQNWVGQTDTVLYTMIAVAVWKEAGFFMIFYLAALQTIPPSLREAAALEGSGGWNFFRRVTLPLIMPTTLFVSINAVINSVRLIDHIFVMTQGGPNNASKLLLFYVYEVAFQFWDTAYAATLTVVILGILCALAIGQFFFLDRKVHYK
- a CDS encoding ABC transporter ATP-binding protein, which encodes MSDLTLKGRSIRLHALTKNWGDATALSDINLSIPAGSFTALLGPSGCGKSTLLRMISGLDTPTSGEVYVDEEAVTSQPPSARDLAMVFQSYALFPHLSVAENIIFGLRTRRTPKAERSRKLEQVAELLELSHLLKRKPSELSGGQQQRAALGRAIIAERSICLMDEPLSNLDAKLRQDMRAELRELQRSLGFTMVYVTHDQAEAMTMADQVVLMNKGRIEQVDAPRALYARPQTPFAGQFIGTPPMNILRAADIPDADVFAPHRAQGCLLGLRPEDLRVIRGGPLNGHVEAIEYFGADALVTCRIGAAALRVRCAGRTEFPLNSPISLGFDLSDLSVFAADSGERVPQDLISEVSFT
- a CDS encoding carbohydrate ABC transporter permease; amino-acid sequence: MSPFSFSWDRTLTTLAAWALALLWILPLLYAAWTAFHPAEYETHFDLTAPLTLTNFADAWVQAPFARYFLNTTLLVTMILFGQILLGTLAAYAFARLEFRGRGILFSLVLMQLMIMPDILLVENYKTMRDLGLVDTILAIGLPYMASGFGIFLLRQSFMTIPQELDDAARIEGTSIMGRIWRLYVPLAKPTYLAFGLVSVSAHWNNFLWPLIITNSVETRPLTVGLSIFASTDSGIQWSSINAATLLTSAPLLLAFLLFQRQFVQSFMRAGIK